The Shewanella sp. KX20019 genome window below encodes:
- a CDS encoding ATP-binding cassette domain-containing protein → MNLIELKGIHFGYDTQQVAILDDLHLSVNHGECHCISGATGCGKSSLLHLIAGELSRPLEGEVIRHPALMVGLVMQDPNVQVLRQNVGAEVAFALENLGTPSTQMLEKVQQALRRVGLYISIDTPVEVLSLGQKYRLMLAAQLVFEPNLLLLDEPWTQLDNHGVQELYFVLKNLLSEGVAIVMVEHKPQAFGKLISHLWQLDKGKLLAGLYLPSVLREHKLSAMTAIEGKIAAEERARIEPHRFQFTSRDILFRCANTLTISAGEMVALVGDNGSGKSSLLKALAGIQADIGQLPLSVLGKRPKLGIYGANVCLLLQRPCRQLFEQTVLIEMQFSLRRFQLPLSRAERMLTELGLMHLAAASPHKLSYGQQHIIALASLACLKPKVLLLDDPFAGLDSVHSGKVWQLLLQLRQRGCAILLTSHREVSVDDVDRVWHLEAGFLLDKSQSMVQVDAG, encoded by the coding sequence ATGAATCTAATCGAGCTGAAAGGGATCCATTTTGGCTATGACACTCAGCAAGTGGCGATCTTGGATGACCTCCACTTGTCAGTAAATCATGGAGAGTGCCACTGCATCAGTGGCGCAACGGGTTGCGGTAAATCTAGCTTATTACACCTTATTGCAGGGGAGTTATCGAGACCCCTTGAAGGTGAGGTGATTCGGCACCCCGCACTCATGGTGGGCTTGGTTATGCAAGACCCAAATGTGCAGGTGTTGCGCCAAAACGTGGGGGCTGAGGTCGCTTTTGCGCTAGAGAATCTCGGCACTCCCTCGACACAAATGTTAGAGAAAGTACAGCAAGCACTCAGGCGTGTAGGTTTGTATATCAGTATCGACACCCCTGTTGAGGTGTTGTCTCTGGGGCAAAAATATCGCTTGATGTTGGCGGCGCAACTAGTGTTTGAGCCAAATTTACTGCTGCTCGATGAACCGTGGACCCAGTTAGATAACCACGGTGTGCAAGAGCTATATTTTGTGCTTAAAAACCTACTTAGCGAAGGTGTTGCAATCGTAATGGTGGAGCATAAACCGCAAGCTTTTGGCAAACTGATTTCTCACCTGTGGCAGTTAGACAAAGGCAAGTTGCTGGCTGGTCTGTATTTGCCATCGGTGTTACGTGAACACAAGCTGAGTGCGATGACAGCAATAGAGGGAAAAATTGCTGCAGAAGAGAGAGCACGTATTGAGCCGCACCGTTTTCAATTTACTAGCCGAGACATCTTGTTCCGCTGCGCCAACACCTTAACTATTAGTGCGGGGGAGATGGTTGCCCTCGTTGGAGATAACGGCAGTGGGAAAAGTAGTTTATTAAAGGCGCTTGCAGGGATCCAAGCTGATATCGGCCAACTGCCATTATCGGTACTTGGCAAACGCCCTAAGCTGGGTATATACGGTGCAAATGTATGTCTGTTGCTACAAAGGCCCTGTCGGCAATTGTTTGAACAGACTGTGTTGATCGAAATGCAGTTTAGTTTACGCCGATTCCAACTGCCGCTTTCGCGGGCCGAGCGTATGTTGACCGAGCTTGGGCTAATGCATTTAGCGGCAGCATCGCCACACAAGTTGAGCTATGGACAGCAGCATATTATCGCATTGGCTTCGTTGGCGTGCTTAAAGCCTAAAGTGTTGCTACTTGATGACCCTTTTGCTGGGCTAGATAGTGTGCATAGCGGGAAGGTGTGGCAACTGCTACTGCAATTACGTCAACGGGGCTGTGCCATCTTGCTGACCAGTCATCGAGAAGTGTCAGTGGATGATGTTGATCGTGTCTGGCATCTAGAAGCGGGATTTTTATTAGATAAGTCACAGTCGATGGTGCAGGTCGATGCAGGTTAA
- a CDS encoding energy-coupling factor transporter transmembrane component T yields the protein MQVKPRRRFTTGKWRRLGCVLSETHCCALALLLSILLSSAAFLLPSGALWILVAINGGLVAHGLLLKKKIAALLRLAAVQFATTMGLYYLFHGESQLLEGAVVVLRVLLAMLPGWWLSSTQRPERLGEVLSWGLPHQWAFVIAASLSLLPFMSRELREIYQIQCMRGARITPKALRNPKNWPEFIYCVLFPLLIQLLKLSKQMAISAKLRHFGDTGKATHWPSTRDPK from the coding sequence ATGCAGGTTAAGCCTCGGAGGCGTTTTACCACTGGAAAATGGCGTCGTTTAGGCTGTGTTCTAAGTGAAACCCACTGTTGTGCACTGGCTTTGCTGTTGAGCATATTGCTCTCTAGTGCAGCATTTCTGCTGCCGAGCGGTGCGCTGTGGATATTGGTGGCTATTAATGGTGGCTTGGTTGCTCATGGATTGCTGCTTAAGAAAAAGATAGCTGCGTTACTTCGCTTAGCGGCAGTGCAGTTTGCCACCACTATGGGGCTTTACTACCTGTTTCATGGTGAGAGCCAGTTGCTTGAGGGAGCTGTGGTGGTACTTAGAGTGTTGCTGGCTATGTTACCTGGCTGGTGGCTTTCAAGTACTCAACGTCCTGAGCGGCTTGGCGAAGTATTGAGTTGGGGCTTACCGCATCAATGGGCATTTGTCATTGCAGCGTCACTCAGTCTGTTGCCTTTTATGTCACGAGAATTGCGAGAGATCTACCAGATCCAATGTATGCGTGGCGCAAGGATCACCCCTAAAGCGCTGCGTAATCCAAAGAATTGGCCAGAATTTATTTACTGTGTGCTATTTCCACTGCTGATCCAGTTATTGAAGCTTTCCAAGCAGATGGCTATCTCAGCTAAGCTACGCCATTTTGGCGACACAGGCAAAGCAACACATTGGCCATCAACAAGAGACCCAAAATGA
- a CDS encoding core component of ECF transporter yields MKPHFELQDALFIGFCATLLVVMKSMLRLKLGLSGHSMFLMTFFYLLCYGAVGRVGCITACGLLAGIVAMMLSVGKGGPLILLKFGLPAIAMDLALLMIAGVFQLRWQCVIVALVGCFAWAGKGWIENMLAGMTQQIALTKFALNFVQGGVFAVGAALIVPTVLRRLQSHDLLQDHHSSLK; encoded by the coding sequence ATGAAACCTCATTTCGAATTACAAGATGCACTATTTATTGGATTTTGCGCCACTTTACTGGTGGTCATGAAGAGCATGTTACGGCTCAAGCTAGGGCTAAGCGGTCACTCAATGTTTTTGATGACCTTTTTTTACCTACTTTGTTATGGCGCTGTCGGTCGAGTGGGATGTATCACAGCTTGTGGATTGCTTGCAGGCATTGTCGCCATGATGCTCAGTGTCGGTAAAGGCGGCCCGCTTATTCTGCTTAAGTTCGGCCTGCCGGCAATTGCCATGGATCTAGCCTTACTGATGATTGCTGGGGTGTTTCAACTGCGCTGGCAATGCGTGATCGTGGCGTTAGTCGGTTGTTTTGCTTGGGCGGGCAAAGGGTGGATTGAAAATATGCTCGCAGGTATGACACAGCAAATTGCGTTAACTAAATTTGCGCTTAACTTTGTGCAGGGCGGGGTGTTTGCCGTCGGTGCAGCACTCATTGTCCCCACCGTACTCAGGCGATTGCAGTCACATGACTTACTGCAAGATCATCATAGCAGCCTCAAATAA
- a CDS encoding DNA-binding protein, translating to MKSWLICIDDTDDIGTKGTGEIAEEIANLLVLEHQKIEEYSGLCLVTRHQLFVHPDIPYTSHNSAMCFRFETHVDFATIKQICVGHLLSESADAADPGLAILDMASMQNINALIAFGQSAKEVVKTKQQAYELAAELGIDLTEHGGTGQGVIGALAGLGLRLSGQDGRVKGQLDIGGYGNDAIDVELSVADILSMSSLQAVLSDNGELLSLDERVSLSGKVKAVYRQHMFALLVSQFGDGWVNASKHTLKAY from the coding sequence ATGAAAAGTTGGTTAATCTGCATCGATGACACAGACGATATTGGTACTAAAGGTACGGGGGAGATCGCAGAAGAGATAGCAAACTTGTTAGTACTGGAGCACCAGAAAATCGAGGAATACAGCGGCCTATGCTTGGTTACTCGGCATCAGCTCTTTGTCCATCCTGATATCCCCTACACATCGCATAACAGCGCCATGTGCTTTCGGTTTGAAACCCATGTTGATTTTGCAACGATCAAGCAAATCTGTGTGGGGCACTTATTGAGTGAATCGGCTGACGCTGCAGATCCGGGGCTAGCGATTTTAGATATGGCTTCTATGCAAAACATTAACGCTTTGATTGCTTTTGGTCAGTCAGCAAAAGAGGTGGTTAAGACGAAGCAGCAAGCTTATGAGCTAGCTGCTGAATTAGGCATTGATTTAACGGAGCATGGCGGCACGGGGCAAGGCGTGATTGGGGCGTTAGCGGGACTGGGTCTGCGCTTAAGTGGTCAAGACGGACGGGTAAAAGGGCAACTTGATATCGGGGGCTATGGTAATGATGCAATCGACGTTGAACTGAGTGTTGCTGATATTTTATCGATGAGCTCGCTGCAAGCGGTGCTAAGTGACAATGGTGAACTCCTGTCTTTGGATGAACGCGTATCGCTGAGTGGCAAGGTCAAAGCTGTTTATCGACAGCATATGTTCGCCCTGTTAGTTAGCCAGTTCGGAGATGGATGGGTGAATGCGTCGAAACATACCCTTAAGGCATACTAG
- a CDS encoding HD-GYP domain-containing protein: MGDSIESKDLIKIPVAKLGVGMFVESIDNTKGRVSIANAGQIRSKEAIAKLLHSGTTHAWVNAARSSADCGLNRPNVKPSQVAKPVAKRVSTDRVATQHKAKELMVEAKDLIQKVLSETFEGKAIEVAPFEALADNMIESVLLDADALKCVSALRSKDAYLLEHSINVAFLLVTFGRYLKFDTGMLRDLAVGGILHDIGKIKVDSVILNKPGKLTAEEFEHVKLHQTYAIEIMNNTAGLSQVSIDISLMHHEKLDGKGYPRGLKGDEIPIHGRMSCIVDIFDALTATRCYKEAMSPAAAFKILLSLTPNHLDQALVYEFIRCVGVYPVGSLVELSDGRVGIVWESKNRDALHPKVKCFYSNKHKLYTGVTMVDLLKSELNIEKGISPSSLEIDPTPFY, translated from the coding sequence ATGGGTGATTCAATTGAGTCAAAAGACCTAATTAAAATACCTGTCGCTAAATTAGGCGTAGGTATGTTTGTCGAATCTATCGACAACACCAAAGGACGAGTGAGTATTGCGAACGCAGGTCAGATCCGCAGCAAAGAAGCGATTGCCAAATTGCTCCACAGCGGCACGACCCATGCGTGGGTTAATGCTGCGCGTTCATCGGCTGATTGTGGCCTGAATCGGCCCAATGTAAAGCCTAGCCAAGTCGCTAAACCTGTAGCCAAAAGAGTCAGCACTGACCGTGTTGCCACTCAACATAAAGCTAAAGAGTTAATGGTTGAGGCAAAAGATCTCATCCAAAAAGTGCTATCTGAGACTTTCGAAGGTAAAGCCATAGAAGTCGCGCCTTTTGAAGCGCTTGCCGACAATATGATTGAATCGGTACTGCTTGATGCTGACGCGTTAAAGTGCGTATCGGCGCTGCGTTCAAAAGATGCTTACCTGCTCGAGCATTCCATCAACGTGGCATTTTTACTCGTCACCTTTGGTCGTTACCTCAAATTTGATACTGGTATGCTGCGTGATCTAGCCGTGGGCGGTATTTTGCATGATATCGGCAAAATAAAAGTCGATAGTGTCATTCTAAACAAGCCTGGTAAGTTAACGGCAGAGGAGTTTGAGCATGTCAAACTGCATCAAACCTATGCTATTGAGATAATGAATAACACCGCAGGCCTTTCGCAGGTAAGTATAGACATCAGCTTAATGCACCACGAAAAACTGGACGGTAAAGGCTACCCGCGTGGGCTTAAGGGTGACGAGATCCCTATCCATGGTCGTATGAGCTGTATTGTCGATATCTTCGATGCGTTAACCGCCACCCGCTGCTATAAAGAGGCGATGAGTCCGGCTGCAGCCTTTAAAATTTTACTGAGCTTAACGCCAAACCATCTAGATCAGGCTCTGGTATACGAGTTTATTCGTTGTGTTGGTGTTTACCCCGTTGGCTCATTGGTAGAGTTATCCGATGGCCGAGTCGGTATTGTGTGGGAGTCTAAAAACCGCGATGCGCTGCATCCAAAGGTGAAGTGTTTTTATTCAAATAAACATAAGCTCTACACAGGAGTGACTATGGTTGATCTGCTTAAATCAGAGCTCAACATTGAGAAAGGGATCTCACCTAGTAGCTTAGAGATAGACCCAACCCCTTTCTACTAA
- a CDS encoding DJ-1/PfpI family protein — protein sequence MLKRRQFLKMSSAAITGSLLAFPATASTASLFKEKRYRILALVFDDYETLDLHGPIEMLGHMPDVEIKLVGPTEFVKSYQGPRVVTDTLMDRHYDCDLLLIPGGLGTRKLVDDKQLIHWLTIQLTRSKKIFSICTGSALLAKTSSLDGIKATTNKMAYQWVTSLADEVHWQPKARWVDDGKFLTSSGVSAGTDAALYWAKQLHGEVEARRIETLTEYRWVDDSNSDPYAIFTE from the coding sequence ATGCTTAAACGTAGACAGTTTTTAAAAATGAGCTCGGCGGCTATTACCGGCAGCTTATTGGCTTTCCCAGCAACAGCGAGTACAGCCTCCCTATTTAAAGAAAAACGCTACCGCATATTGGCCTTAGTATTTGACGACTATGAAACCCTAGATCTACACGGCCCAATTGAGATGCTAGGGCATATGCCAGATGTCGAGATAAAGCTGGTGGGGCCGACGGAGTTTGTTAAAAGCTATCAAGGCCCAAGAGTGGTTACAGATACCTTAATGGATCGCCATTATGACTGTGATTTGCTATTGATCCCTGGTGGGCTTGGCACTCGAAAGTTAGTCGACGATAAGCAGCTGATACATTGGTTAACGATACAGCTTACACGCAGTAAAAAAATATTTTCGATCTGTACCGGCTCAGCATTATTGGCAAAAACATCGAGCTTAGATGGTATTAAGGCTACTACCAATAAAATGGCCTATCAGTGGGTGACTTCATTGGCGGATGAAGTACATTGGCAGCCCAAGGCACGTTGGGTCGATGATGGTAAGTTTTTAACCTCTTCAGGCGTCTCAGCAGGTACCGATGCTGCGTTGTATTGGGCAAAGCAATTACATGGCGAAGTAGAAGCGAGACGCATTGAAACCCTAACCGAGTATCGCTGGGTAGATGACAGTAATAGTGATCCCTACGCTATCTTCACAGAATGA
- a CDS encoding YeiH family protein — translation MTIQPQDRKQTALFVIIALLCLLPVISSPIALILGFTLASIGWVPSQIPLAKLTKKLLAYSIVGLGFGIHLDTAIAVSLENFPLIIGSIIVTLLLGFALTRALKFDAKTGHLIAAGTAICGGSAIAAVAPAIRANSEQAAVALATVFILNSVALFLFPAIGHALSMSQHDFGVWSAIAIHDTSSVVGAASAYGSEALTTATTIKLARALWIIPIALISSMLFSGDSKKITIPYFIFFYCLTIVIAHWLPVGEPVYQLVFEASKRVLVVCLFLIGAGITVQKMKATGAKPLVLGVLLWLVIGSSSLAYILLYTQTQ, via the coding sequence ATGACAATACAGCCACAAGATCGTAAACAAACAGCACTTTTCGTCATCATTGCCTTGCTCTGCTTACTGCCAGTTATCTCATCGCCAATCGCACTAATTCTTGGGTTTACCCTCGCGAGTATTGGCTGGGTGCCCAGTCAAATCCCATTAGCCAAGTTAACTAAAAAGTTGCTGGCCTACTCTATCGTTGGTCTAGGTTTCGGTATTCATCTAGATACCGCAATCGCTGTTAGCTTGGAGAATTTTCCATTAATTATCGGCTCTATCATTGTCACCCTGCTGCTTGGTTTTGCCTTAACCCGTGCACTTAAGTTTGATGCTAAAACAGGTCACCTAATCGCTGCTGGTACCGCTATTTGTGGTGGTAGTGCTATTGCTGCAGTTGCCCCAGCCATTAGAGCCAATAGCGAACAAGCGGCTGTGGCGCTGGCGACGGTGTTTATTCTTAACTCGGTGGCTTTATTTCTATTCCCTGCAATAGGCCATGCACTGTCAATGTCTCAACATGACTTTGGCGTATGGAGTGCGATAGCTATCCATGATACCTCTTCGGTTGTTGGTGCAGCATCAGCTTATGGCAGTGAAGCGCTGACTACCGCCACTACGATTAAGTTAGCCAGAGCATTATGGATCATTCCCATTGCGCTAATAAGCTCGATGCTTTTTAGCGGTGACAGCAAAAAAATAACTATCCCCTACTTCATCTTTTTCTACTGCTTAACGATTGTAATCGCTCACTGGCTGCCAGTCGGAGAACCTGTCTATCAATTAGTTTTTGAGGCATCAAAACGCGTATTAGTGGTGTGCTTGTTCTTAATTGGCGCGGGAATTACAGTGCAAAAAATGAAAGCGACCGGGGCTAAGCCGCTAGTGTTAGGTGTGTTATTGTGGTTAGTAATTGGCTCAAGCTCATTAGCTTATATTTTGCTATATACCCAAACGCAGTGA
- a CDS encoding TonB-dependent receptor domain-containing protein produces the protein MMKSTILPSLLAASIGLALYGPQAVANDVLPVLAETETQSVDQADGLLIEREQIKAKPVNNSSLSQLLKTQPGIAINDATGSVRGGDLAPEEISLANARPHQTNYMIGGVTTNNISTFGANDTAGGLGGHTSGYFFDTELLESVEVMDRNVGAEYGSFTGGIINAELRKPTDEFTAEYSFKMTDSDWNSDPTLDEDNGDLEAPVWGDGRYQDQYQKRFHNLFVGGAINENHKLGIGISLQESDIPLIYNGERKDQGQTNTNVFINHLATLGAWEMSNELRFSEFTDKRFLNDTFTDETDEFSDYENSSSGIGYTLKLDREFAAGMWRNTVAFDQLKNERSADVNYFKTHFDYRTGFDMGSEGSYGNLDETQNSSKLKSVFDFNALYTGAIRHQVSMGVDVTLHSAEGTYQEDFHTFTQYSNADGTVELDSWTTTVAGDYKADANQYALFATDTIEWNKLTVNLGLRAEHMELFDQTVLAPRISSSWDFETDNTNRLTVGASRYYSGSLLGWALSAEKRALQTNRQDCVAVSDGNNVSLDPNDYSCESTKQYQATDLNQADTPYSDEISLNYDLQFGNVVMNAGYLYRQQRDGLSSIYNSELGYDELHNNMESDSNIYSLRFSNADDYSFLGGKLGGYLDLGYVDAKGSGSTSSVYDSQNDLNGGSSTEWVMLDGELMRRTEMEAGSYNSDFTAGLAINANWEQYGVMWSNFINYESGRNLTLFQRQESHEIDGEMTGVAVMSSAEMESLVTWDTKVSWTPTMADERFTLSVSVTNLLDKQVKISTSGIEDNSKFTDDYYNQGRQVWLSVSARL, from the coding sequence ATGATGAAATCCACTATACTCCCCTCTCTTTTAGCCGCCAGTATCGGTTTGGCGCTTTATGGTCCACAAGCCGTTGCAAACGATGTTTTGCCCGTACTGGCTGAAACCGAAACTCAATCAGTCGATCAAGCGGATGGCTTGTTGATTGAACGTGAGCAGATAAAAGCAAAACCGGTTAACAACAGTAGTCTGTCACAGCTATTAAAAACGCAGCCCGGCATTGCGATTAACGACGCGACGGGATCGGTGCGTGGCGGAGATCTAGCGCCAGAAGAGATTTCATTGGCTAACGCCCGTCCGCATCAAACTAACTACATGATTGGTGGGGTCACCACCAACAACATTTCAACCTTTGGCGCTAATGACACCGCAGGCGGTTTAGGTGGCCATACTTCAGGTTACTTCTTCGATACAGAGCTTTTGGAGTCGGTTGAGGTGATGGACCGTAATGTGGGTGCTGAGTACGGCAGCTTTACCGGCGGTATTATCAATGCGGAGCTACGCAAACCTACCGACGAATTCACTGCAGAATACTCTTTTAAGATGACTGATAGTGACTGGAACAGTGATCCGACGTTAGATGAAGACAACGGCGATCTTGAAGCGCCAGTCTGGGGAGATGGCCGTTATCAGGATCAATATCAAAAGCGTTTCCATAACTTGTTTGTTGGTGGCGCCATCAATGAAAACCACAAGCTTGGCATTGGCATCAGCTTACAAGAATCCGACATTCCGCTGATCTACAACGGCGAGCGTAAAGATCAAGGTCAAACTAACACCAATGTGTTTATAAACCACCTAGCTACGCTCGGTGCTTGGGAGATGAGCAATGAGCTGCGCTTCTCTGAGTTCACAGATAAGCGCTTTTTGAATGACACCTTCACTGATGAAACGGATGAGTTCAGTGACTACGAAAATAGCAGTTCAGGAATTGGCTATACCTTAAAGCTAGACCGCGAGTTTGCTGCCGGGATGTGGCGCAATACCGTGGCGTTTGATCAGCTCAAAAATGAACGTAGTGCTGATGTAAATTATTTCAAGACCCACTTTGATTACCGCACTGGCTTCGATATGGGTTCAGAAGGATCCTACGGTAATTTAGATGAGACCCAAAACAGCAGTAAATTAAAGTCAGTGTTTGACTTTAATGCCCTGTATACGGGGGCTATTCGTCATCAAGTGAGCATGGGTGTTGATGTAACACTGCACTCCGCTGAGGGCACCTACCAAGAAGATTTTCATACCTTTACCCAATACAGCAACGCCGATGGCACCGTAGAGCTAGACTCGTGGACCACGACTGTTGCGGGTGACTACAAAGCCGATGCTAATCAGTATGCATTATTTGCTACTGACACTATTGAGTGGAATAAGCTGACGGTAAACTTAGGCCTTCGTGCTGAGCACATGGAGCTATTTGACCAAACGGTATTGGCACCTCGTATAAGTAGCAGCTGGGATTTTGAAACAGATAATACCAACCGGCTAACTGTTGGTGCATCGCGTTACTACAGCGGTAGCTTATTGGGCTGGGCGCTAAGTGCTGAAAAACGTGCCTTGCAAACTAATCGCCAAGACTGTGTTGCTGTGAGTGATGGTAATAACGTTAGCTTAGACCCAAATGATTACAGCTGTGAGTCGACAAAGCAGTATCAAGCCACCGACCTGAATCAGGCTGACACGCCTTATTCAGACGAAATTAGCCTTAATTACGATCTTCAGTTTGGCAATGTTGTGATGAATGCGGGTTACCTGTATCGACAGCAACGCGATGGCTTATCTTCCATCTACAACAGTGAGCTTGGCTATGACGAGCTGCACAACAACATGGAAAGCGATAGCAACATCTATTCACTGCGATTCAGCAATGCGGATGATTACTCATTCCTTGGTGGCAAGCTCGGTGGCTACCTAGATCTTGGCTATGTCGATGCTAAAGGCTCTGGCAGTACCAGTTCGGTCTATGACTCCCAAAACGATCTCAATGGTGGCTCGAGCACTGAATGGGTGATGCTGGACGGCGAGTTGATGCGCCGCACCGAAATGGAGGCCGGAAGTTATAACAGTGACTTCACTGCAGGATTGGCCATTAATGCCAATTGGGAGCAGTACGGCGTGATGTGGAGCAACTTCATTAATTACGAAAGTGGTCGCAACCTGACGCTGTTCCAGAGGCAAGAATCCCACGAGATCGACGGAGAGATGACGGGGGTCGCAGTGATGTCCAGCGCTGAAATGGAAAGCCTTGTCACTTGGGACACCAAAGTGAGCTGGACGCCAACCATGGCAGACGAGCGATTCACCTTGAGTGTCAGCGTGACCAACTTGCTCGATAAGCAAGTGAAGATCTCCACCTCGGGAATTGAGGATAACAGCAAGTTCACCGATGACTACTACAACCAAGGCCGTCAGGTGTGGTTGAGCGTAAGCGCGCGTTTGTAA